The Siniperca chuatsi isolate FFG_IHB_CAS linkage group LG17, ASM2008510v1, whole genome shotgun sequence genomic sequence GACAACCACAGGTTTAGCTAGACACTTTGTGGATTTTCTAATACCGAACAGTGGCATCTGTATTAATTTGTTCATAACCTTAAGTTTTGCTTTTTATCAGTTTATCCCTTTCTCACTGACATTTCCAGGTTGCCCACATACTGTGTATAAGATGCTATTATTAGTCATCCATATTATcgtgttattattgttattatattatgtgATAAGCAAGCAAGATGCTGGTAGGTCATTGGTCATGCATTAGAAGGTGACACTGTGCTGTGTGAACATCTCATTTTAATTGTGCATTTATAGAGAGAGGAAGTGCCGCCAGAGGAAGCGGGTGATGAGCTCTGAAGTCACACGTCCTCTGACTCTGGGTAAATAATGTTCCTGGCTGCACCTATCATTAATCCTCTGTCTTTAACACTTACTGTTTGTCAGTGGAAACTGGCCTCGCTCCTTTTgatccccctcccctcctctccacacCATTCAACCCTCCCACTAAAAAACTCACCCACCCAGgtcagagcagagagagagtccTGCAGCAGAGAATGAGATGGTCATAGAAAGTCTTCCAGAGCAGACAGCGGGGCCCGGTTATGATGATCCACCCCAAAGCCATGATTAATAtctgctaatatttgctaatgtCTTTCACACCTTCCCAGCACAGCCGAAGTCGATCCCTCTTCACGTCAGAAGGAGATAGGCTGAAGTGTGATCTCACTCCACAGAGTTTACtgttaatatgtgtgtgtgtgtgtgtgtgtgtgtgtgggtgcatgtgCACACAGCTGGGGGCTGCTGCAAGGAGATTTAACTGTGTTTTCTCACACACTGGTGTCTGCTGACCTCAGCTGCTCATATTTACATCAGGCAACGCGGATCGctgtggagaagaaaaaaaaaaaaagaggaaacaggcagaaacaaatctgcaaggaagaaaatgtgtgtgaaatacAACTTCACTATCTGCTGGGGTGGAAAACCATACATTAATGagaatgtttttctgtgtttgtatgtctgcATGTAGTATAGTGTTGATCATAAACTATATGAATCAAAATGTATAAGCAATGCTGAGCCGTTCTGCCATAGATATGTCCATAAAAAGAAATAGCACACATTACTGCGTCACTGGCACAGACAGGACACGGAGTGTAGGATTACTGCCGCTGTCTATCAAGCTGTTGTAAAGTTGAAGGACTTTCCTTTCTAGATAACGTAAATCCTCAAAGACAAATCAAGAAGATGAATATCTGTTGCTTtaatgacaaaattaaaacacataagAGGATTTATAAGATTATTtgttaaatataaatcaatGAAGATCAGCTGCATCTAACtcttaaaattacatatttaattttacaGTGGAGACTCTCACTGATTTATCGTAAGGGGTTTGCTTTTGGTAATTTTTGTCATAATATCCACATAACACACTAATTACAGACAATatacaaaagtaaaagcagattagtaaaacaacaaacagatttAATACAGCATGAAACAaggacatatactgtacatgtactcTAAATAGTTACACACTGACCCACCTCTGGAAAAGGGTGACTTATTAGCCACATAGTATTTATTCTGGCGTTCTTTGCACTGCCACGCCCTCTCGGTACCAGACTCACGGTACGCGTAGCGCATGTGTACCTTGAATCTTGATGAGCGAGCTGCGTGTCTCTGTCAGTGTTCAAAACCCATGTAGTGTGAGAAGTACATGAGAAGACAAATcaattaaaacagtaaaagttaacagaaacatttcaggCCCACACCTACAGTCGTCATCCGGCTCATCAGTGGTTGAAAGTAACtgagtgcatttactcaagcaccacttaagtattttcatttcatgctcCTTGCTCCTTCATGTTGTACgttttactgcactgcatttacCTGACATCGTTTCTTGTCACTTTACTAAGATTTTTCATACGAAATTTAAGATCACCttttaaattatgatgcatttgTTCCTGCAAAGACCTCCAGTACAGTAAGAATGCTCCAGTTTTCAGTGCAAATCTGTTTGTACAGTGTGTCATTGCAGCGACCTTCCTTTTTCCAGAGAAAGTCAGTCATTAGACAGATTCACGTGAGTTCACAACAGGTTGAAATATTCTagtttttcacttgtttttaaaaaataaggtTTTCAGGACCCAAGCATAGCTAGCTCTTTACAAAGACCTGCCCAGCAGTACtgttctgtacttttacttaaataagactttgaatgcaggacttttacttgtaacggagtaattttactttgctgtattattcattttattaccACTATTATTACTTGCTTTAGGATCTGTATACTTCTTACACCACTGCGGGTTAAAACAATTCCACTattactatttccaaggtcaagaatgaactttctcACTAAATTTTACAGTGGACTTGCAAAAAGTCGTGATAACAACACAGACTGCTGTGTTCATGCTACATTACAGATTGAAATGAAACTTGTGATTTTACTGTAAGATTTAGTTATCACAGGTGTTGTCACATATAGTGCAGATGCTAAATTATTAAATACAATAACTCATCAGTACGTTTTCCCTCTGATTTCTCTTCACAGGGAACCAGTAAACTTTCATCTAATCTATTCTAATTTGATCAAATGTAACTTCATCCAAGACAAATCAAGCCAGgctgtctgtcttgtctttaCTTGGAAGAATACATAAAGAGGTTTTGGACATACACTGGGCTGGtaataaaacaacatgaaaggCCATAGAAGTTTAGGTGTGGGTCTGACTGTTTTACACCTCATACAGCCAAAGGAAAGAGTTTTAATGAGGACACAGTTTCCTAAAAGTTGGTTTCTACAATCCTGACATGTTTCAACCTTGTCTCTTTCAACAGTCTCCCATGGGAGCTGTATTTTTATCTTGATAGCAGATTGTCCTCCCCGTGGTCCTTCTCCACAAGTGGCTGGCTCAGTCCTTGTAGTGTCAAAGCTCAGCCTCCTATCATTAGCATGCCAAAGGTCCCAAGGTCTACTGTAGGGCACCTAGATGAGGGCCGGTGGGAGCCGAGAgaggggtggggagggggtggggcAATTACTGTCCCCACTAATTCTTTTTATCCCTTTCAAAGGGACGAGTGATTAGAAGAGGAAAGTTTAGATTTCCTGAACTTGAAGTGGAAACGCAAAAGTGACAGACGAAGCTCAGGGCTCAATCCACATCAGGGAtggctgggtgtgtgtgtgtatgtgtgtgtgtgtgtgtcggggacTCTTAAGTCTTTACTGGAAGGCTTACTACGGGATGTGAGTGGtggctgtgtttacatgcaaacatgctaCAGTTAAAATAACAGAGTGACATTGAAATACAATACAGTGACAGTGAGTGTACTATctgcaggtcaaaggtcagagacATGACACCCTCTATGATCAATCGTATAtttgctcaagtactgtacttatattttacttgaatatttccagtTTATTCTACTTTCTACTGGAAAAACTCCACTTCATATCCTACAGTTATTTTAGACTCAGTATGTTTCAATTTGACTACTTTTAATGACTACAATAAGAAACAAAGATTTCAGcatttctccaccagaatttTAAGAACATTTAAGAAAACCCCTTTGTGGTGCCCTGGCTATTGCCCTGACAGCAACAACAGTGAGTTACAGACTAATAGCATAAAATAGATAAGACAAAATATGTCACAAGGTCAGAATGAAACAAAACTGCGATTAAAAGATCATGAACACAATAGCCAATAAGAATCATATAagagattgtttgttttttatatttcccGGTATGacacattttgtgtatttgacCCATCACTGAGCTGAATGATCTTTAATATCAGACGCATTATTAGATGTCTTATATCACTTTAGGCTGCTTACACCTTGGAGACTTTCTTATTTTTGGCCCTTATCAGTAACATTGGAGCTTGCGttactgtgttgttttgtccagCAACTAACTTATGTCATAATTCATGAAAAATttactttatgtgtgtgtgtgtgtgagtgttttttcTTCCCAGGGCTGACTCATCCACCTCCCTGTGTTTACTTATTTAGGCCAGCGAAGTCCTCTGGAAAATATGCATCGTTATAACTGTCCCTTTGTGAAGCACCAGACCTCTGCAATATTTCTCACCTAGGTGAGTGTGTGCCGATGCCAGAGCAGGACCCGCATCGGTTAACCCTCAGCTCGCCGGGCGgcagcggtgtgtgtgtgtgtgtgtgtatgaggagAAAACCTCCCGCGGCTTTTCAAGTAAACTTCATATTTCAGAGCAGACATTCGCTCACCGTGTGGGACTGAGATAATCCTCCTTTACCTCAGTTTGgcctgtcagtcaaacagcgAGGATGTTTtgtgtagttttgtgctttcataGTTCTCGCCGGGCAACACCTGACAACCACAACACAGCTGAAGTTCAGCCAAGAGAGTGTTTTGTTGCTGCAGCTACAGATGACTCATCCCTGACTTATCAAACAGGCACGATCACTGAATTTAATCTTGATCTGGAGTTATGAGGCAGCTTCCTGTgagtatgtatatgtgtgtgtgtgtcattttgtcTGCTGGGGGGTTAGCAGAGCCTATAGGCCTGGTCTGCGGGGGTTATGTCCTGTATGCAGCCGCTTTTTaacactctgtctctttctctcagcctccgaaatgaaaaaacaacacacacacacacacacacacacacacacacacacacacacacacacacacacacacacacacacacacacacacacacagggggaaAAGGAAGAGGCTGCTGAATGATACGGGATGGAAAGGTGTGAGAGAACCCCTTTACATTTATGGCCTCTGTAGAACTGGAGGAAGTGGTGTAGTAAAGTGGAGTCGCGCTCCAAAGCCCTCACTCAATTCCAAGTACATCACAGACAGTGGAATCAGAGGCGACGAGAAAAATAACAAGAGGGCTCAGATCTGAAACATAAAAACCTTCCTCAGGATCAATGGGGGCGATGTAAGCGTTACAGTGAATACTGCGGGGCGGGTGACGGCTGTGGCTGGGAGCTCAATATAAATACATAGCGgcctgcagtggtggaagaagtattcagatgtttcctgcaaacaaaagcaacaacagcactatgtaaaaatactccattacaacaCTGCACTTATTGTCCCTGGTCAGTGAAAACAATGTATCTTCAcgtttggtgattttgaatttttcagatGAACTGAAGCGCAGCAAGTGTTTCGTTATTGGTTGAGAAAACGATCCTACTTTTTAAactaaaccatttaaaaacccactggGTTATCGGAAAAATGCATCGTGACACAGCTGAAATAGCTGCTTTTCTTAGCCGataaaaagctgacattttgataAGTAAGTTACTACATATATGTTCTCGGACTAGTATTATAAacgcattaatgtgtaagcagaaTTTTAATGCAGAtggaggtggagctcatttaaCTACTCCATATACTGTTGGCTAGTTTTATcagtaacaatgcatcatattttctaaaatcatCATTGGTTCTGTTTATAAAATgataatctgaaaagtaactagtaactgtagctATCAATTACTAGTATTCAGACCTCTTACTTAACAAAaactatgtaaaaatactccattacaaaatTTTACACATATAGGAGTATGagcaacaaaatgtgtttaaagtataaaaagtaaaaacaaatactcacCACACAGCAAAATGGCccctttcagtgttttattactATGTAAACTGTAAATGAGATATTATTACTGaggcattaatgtgtaagttgCATTCTAATGTTGATGCAGGTCGAGGTGAAGTtgaactactgtatatactgttggatcATTCAGTCTGTAACAATGTAACAATGTATCATTTAGAAACTCATCAAAGGTTTTGTTTCtgaaatcttaatctgcaaagtagttACTgactctgttctgtttttaatgtttccacaTTATGTATCttttaatgtgtatgttttatcTTCTGCGAAGCACATTGGATTGTATCTTTTTGTgcaatatgaataaaatgtcaaattgtcaaataaatgtagttatttgtataattttcacgtgttttatctctttctggttatgtttgtgttcactttaaaaggaaaaatggcCAATATAAGAGTGGGATGCAAACTGTTAAAGCTCTATTCTCTCACTATTTCATTAtcaaaagtataatatttctcTTTGACATGTGGTGAAGTAGAAGCATGAAGTAGCTTAAAGATGCAAATACTGAAAAGAAGTGATTCAAAATGGTACTTAAGGACAGCACTTGAGTGGACATCACTGGTGAGCACAGACAAAGCAAAAGAGGGCAGGGACATATTTGAGagctaaaaaataattatattatattatattattaaaaacatcattattattattattatataatattcaGGGCAACATTCAGTGCCAGTGTTCCCACTACACTGATTAAGTTCAGGGGCCTCTGTCTTGTATGCATGCCAATATATCTGGAAGTTTTGTTGGTAAATGATATCAGACTCTTCCACAACTTCTGGTTTAGTAAATGAGTGTTTCTATTTAAATAGCAGAAACAGCCTCTGCAGAGCGCTCTGCCTCCAGCTGGCTGAAATGTTTAATATCAGAGTCTCAGAGGGAGTCATGCAGGCCCATTATGCAAATCCAGGCATCACTTGTGGGCCGTCCACACTTTGGCACAACAGGAACACAGAGTCTGCCCTAATGGCCCATACTCTGTAAACACAAGCCCTCTCCCATGTGGATTTGAGACAACAAAAGATTAGCACTATTTGCAAATATACAACTGAGTTCAAAGGCACGGCTCTCTTCCCTCGCTTCCCTTCTTTTGTTTGAATGCACAGCTTTGAATGTGTAGGGCATCAAATGCAACAGACTGTGATAGATTTTTAGGCATTAAACTATAAATCCCAAACTTCACTCCAGCAACATTTCAACACAAAAGTCATTCTTCAAACATCtgtaaaagctgtaaaaaaaaagtagattTGTGAGTAGAGTTTGGtggaggaaaataacatttcaacCTAAATGTAAAAGTTGATTTGATAAATTCTAAAAATCTCTTCTTTTGTAGAGAGAGGTTCAGTCTGGTGTGGGGGCGGCGTTTGGAGACGTTGAACCCGGTCATAGAAGCGAGATATGTGCGCACAAACCCCGCCCCACCTCCCCATGAGGTCCCTGGGGGCCCTTAAATGATGAGGCCTCAGGATTTAGAAAGCAGTCTCACTCGGGCCTTCTCTCACTGCCAGCGGCTGTCTCCGAGTCAGTGAGCCCCTGCACCAAACGTCTTGGATTTAGGTCTATCTACACTCTACTCGGAAATATGACTTCTTCCAACCCTGACCAGCGCCTGGAGCATCTCCTCAGCGCCGTGGAGAGCGAGTTCCAGAAGGGCAGCGAGAAGGGAGACGCGTCCGAGAGGGATATTAAACTGACACTGGATGATGCAGACTTATGGACCAAGTTCAAAGAGTTAACCAACGAGATGATTGTCACCAAAACTGGCAGGTAGGTCCAATGACGCAGAACAATGTGGGGAAGCCGCGGTGGTGACTTTTGCGCACAGGCCGGACACATTTTACGCGCTGTTTATGCACgggttttttttccattgtgaGGAGTGTAAGtcagtttgtaaaaatgttacttttaaaagGTGTAAAGtaggtttttttatttgatatcaaacatgctcacacatacacaagtgcGGCTGCGGAGGCCTCAGAGGCCCTGGGAGGTTTATAAAGACTTCAAAAAGAACTTGATTCTGTGATTgagctaaaataaaatgatgcgTTTTAAAACAACACTCGCTTTAAATACATTCTTACAGAATCCATCCTTGTTGTTTTCCAGGAGGATGTTTCCGGTGCTGAGGGCCAGCGTCAGCGGCCTGGACCCCAACGCAATGTACTCGGTGCTGCTGGATTTCGTGGCCGCGGACAACAACCGATGGAAATACGTGAACGGGGAGTGGGTCCCCGGTGGCAAACCGGAGCCCCAGAGCCCCAGCTGCGTCTACATCCACCCGGACTCCCCCAACTTCGGAGCGCACTGGATGAAGGCGCCCGTCTCCTTCAGCAAAGTGAAACTCTCCAATAAACTCAACGGGGGCGGACAGGTGAGGAGACTGTTACATATGCAGGATTCATGCGCCAAGATTAGCATTAATTATGGTGCTATGAAAACTTTTCTGACACTTTGTTCAGCTGTGACACATTAGGCCTAAAAATAATTGGAAGATATATTCATTTAAAGAAGTTgttatcatttttaaacattcaaatatGTCACAGGAATATGAAATATACAATCGTTTCTAAAACCCTTTCACTTATGTTAGGATCTGTAGGATATtttgaaacatgacaaaataatgtGAATCATTAGTATCAAGAGAAAGACACTTAATTCAAGGAGAGAGTGTGATTTTCACAGGATAGGCCTACCATTGGATTTACTGCTATATCTTCACTTGATCTGACAAAAATACTAAATTGACTGGGTGAAACAGTAGTCCTGCcttattaaaatgataaatagtaACATGAATTGGAATTTTTCAATAGATCATGCTGAATTCTCTGCACAAATATGAGCCAAGGATACACATCGTGAAGGTTGGAGGCATCCAGAAGATGATCAGCAGCCAGTCTTTCCCCGAAACACAGTTCATCGCGGTCACTGCTTACCAGAATGAAGAGGTCAGTTGTGCATAGAGCATATGCCCTACATGAATGCTGACATGTCTTAAATATTGATTGAAATGCTAACAGCTGTCATGTCCTCCTCACAGATTACTGCTCTGAAGATAAAGCACAATCCCTTTGCTAAAGCCTTCTTGGATGCCAAAGAAAGGTACAGGCTTAAACCTCGAATGATTCCTCAAATGATCGAGTCAGCGCGCTCATAGTATAGCATCTAATTTTGTTGTTCTTGACTGCAGGAGCGACCATAAAGAAGTCCCCGATCACAGTGCGGACAGCCAACAGTCTGGCTACTCTCAGCGTGAGTTTCGTTCGTTCTACATTTCGGAACAATCGGAATAATGTTCACAAGAAAGCAGCAAAGTACTTCTACTGGAGTTTAGTGCATTGAAGCATTTGTAGAGAAACTAAAATTGTTATGGTTTCTGCAACAGAGCACCTGAAACAGCTTTATGCATTTTAATACAGAGACTTGTGATATGGTCTGT encodes the following:
- the tbxta gene encoding T-box transcription factor T-A, which encodes MTSSNPDQRLEHLLSAVESEFQKGSEKGDASERDIKLTLDDADLWTKFKELTNEMIVTKTGRRMFPVLRASVSGLDPNAMYSVLLDFVAADNNRWKYVNGEWVPGGKPEPQSPSCVYIHPDSPNFGAHWMKAPVSFSKVKLSNKLNGGGQIMLNSLHKYEPRIHIVKVGGIQKMISSQSFPETQFIAVTAYQNEEITALKIKHNPFAKAFLDAKERSDHKEVPDHSADSQQSGYSQLGGWFLPGQSPICPSNSPPQFSGTAGHSSGSYCERYSSLRSHRAAPYPSHYPHRTSSTNNYMDNTSGTLPTHDSWSALQMPNSTGMGTLSHTTNSTSNSSQYPSLWSVSGTTLTPSGSASGSIPVGLTSQFLRGSSYTGLTSSLPVSSPSSMYDPGLSEVGVGEAQFESSIARLTASWAPVAQSY